From Archaeoglobus sulfaticallidus PM70-1:
GGACTGACAAAGGGTCAGGCACTTGTTGCAGGAGTTGCTCTCAACACACCCGTGCTGATCAGGGCGAGAAAGAGGCTAACATCTCATGGAGGTGCGAGCAAGAACGCTCCGGAGATCTGGAGGAGATACAGCCAAGGCCATGGTTACAGCGAAAAGACTGAAGAGATAAGAATTCCGGCAAAACAGAGGAGACTCTTCTGGGAGGAATGACCTTATTCATACCTCAAAGCTTCTATCGGCTCGAGATTCGATGCCTTCCATGCCGGGTAGAATCCACTGATAACCGCTGTGATCATACCAAAGAAGATTCCCTTGGCAATTGCAAAGAATGTTGATGGAACGAACAGATACTCCACTGTGTGAAGCATTCCGGCCTCTATCAGGAATCCCGCAAAGATGCTCAGGATCCCGCCAATAACACTTCCGATTGCTCCAAGAATTAACGCCTCATAAAGGAAAACTCTCATAATCGTCTGTCTGCTAGCTCCAACAGCCCTCATAACCCCGATCTCTCTGGTTCTCTCGATGGTTGATATGAGCATTATGTTCAGGATGCTGACTCCCGCTACAAGCAGGGAGATTCCCGCTATTGCCAGCAAAAAGAGGTTGATCTGGTTGAAGGCTTCGGTTATCCTCTCAATTATGGTTTTCATCTCGAAAACTCTGACCTTGGTTTCCCTGGAGTTTATAAGCTTATCTACCGCATCCTTCAGCTCTTCTATGTTCTCTATCTTTTCAACCCTAACGATTACCATCGAATAATCTTTCTCGTTGAATAAGTTCTCAAAATCCTTCTCTGATATGAATATCGCGTTGTTTGGATTTATATCAAATCTGGCTCCCTCCTCCTCCAGTATCCCGGAGACTCTGAAGACTTCTCCCTCGATCGACAGTTTGACTCCAACCCTCAGATTGAGTTTCTCTGCAAGGTAGTTACCAACAACACAGCTACCTGAGAGCTTTATCGATCCCTTTTCAGCCTTGAACATCTCCTCTATGTCTTTCCTGCCCATCCCGTAAATGGTGGTGTAGGTCTTCTTGTTCTTGTACTGCACAACCCCAGACTTCATTTTTATCGGAGTCACGCTTTCCAGGAATGTCAGCTTCTCAATTTTCTTGACCGAATCTCTGTCTATCTTCGTGTAGCCGTGAGTGTAGGATGGGGTGATTATAACCTCGTTCGCAACATCCTGAAAGTTTTTGAGAACCGAGAGCTTCAGCCCCTCTCCAAAAATGCCTATCGATGCTATCGCCATAACACCGATCACAATCCCTATGATGGCCAGAACGCTTCTGACCCTCGTTCTCATCAGGTTTCTCTTGGCGAGTTCGAAGTACATGCGATCACCTATCCTACGATGCTTCCATCCAGTATTCTGACGGTTTTGTTCGCATACTCTGCAATGGACGGATCGTGGGTTACGATTATCAGCGTAACTCCCCTCTCATTTAGCTCTGACAGGATCTGCATTATTTTCTCCCCGCTTTTTGTGTCGAGGTTTCCTGTCGGTTCATCGCAGAGCAGTATCTCAGGGTTGTTCGCCAGTGCCCTCGCAATAGCAACCCTCTGCTGCTGCCCACCGCTCATCTCATTTGGCTTCCGCTTTGCTTCCTTTTCCAGTCCAACGAGGTTGAGAAGTTCAAAAGCCTTTTTTTCCCTCTCTCGCTTACTTATGCCCTTGAAAATCATGGGTAGCTCGACATTCTCTATCGCTGTAAGGGTTGGTATCAGGTTGTACTGCTGAAAAACGAATCCCACCGTATCCCGCCTCAGCCTTGTGAGGGTATCGTCATCAAGACCCGAGGTTTCAACACCGTTTATGATAACCTTGCCTTTTGTTGGCTTGTCAAGACAGCCTATCATGTTGAGCAGGGTTGACTTTCCGCTTCCAGACGGCCCCATTATAGCTATGAACTCTCCCCTCTTTACCTCCATCGATACTCCATTCAGGGCGTAAACTTCCTCTCCACCAATTTTGTAGATTTTATAGACATCTATTAGCTCTATAACCTTCATATTCTATCGATTTCTCTTCTTCCATGCATTTATCACCGCTATCGCTATAAATGCGATAACCACTACAGCAGCAATAACAGCATACGGAAAACCCTCTTTGCTTTCCACTTTCACAGCATTGATTTTAGCCTCGAAAGGTCGCTCAAGCTCGAACTTCTGCCCTATGCCATTTGACCAGAGTACCCTAACAACACCCTTCTCTGCATTAATCCTAAATTCGAATGTGTAAAAGTCCCCGGATTCAAGCTTTCCAACAAAGAAATCCTTTGTATCGTTTCCAGCCACAACCTCGATCACAACATCGCTGACATCACTTCTGCCCCCATTGGTTATGTCCCCAGTCACCTTCAAGCCACCATCGAGTTCCCTCTCGACTTCCAGATTGCTTATCCCAACAGCCTTCTCGTCTAAGGCCCTGACAGTAATGCGCTTTGAGATCGAATAGCTATTCCCGAGATCGTCATCGAATGTTATCGAGAAGGTTATCTCATTCTCTCCAGCTTTTGAAGGTGAGAACCTGTATGTCAGAATCGCAGTTTGCTTTGGCTCCAGAATTGCCAGCTCCTTAACCTCCCTGTACGAGTCCGAGGTGGCTGTGGCAACTATCCGGTAGATTGTATCCTCTCTCAAATTGGTTAGCTTCAGAGTGATGGGTGTCACATCCCCTATCGCCAGAACGGAATAGTTCGCTTCCGGATAGACAAAAACTCCCTTGCTTTCCTTGTAATCAACATTAACCGTCTGGACTATTTCGTGATAGTTCCTGCCATTGTAGAATGATATCCTGAACTTGAGCGGTTTTGCTTCCTTAGCCAGGAACTTGAAGGAACCATCGATTGTGCTGCTTTCAGAGTAAAGGGCTGAGGGTTCAGCCTCAAATAGCGGCTGAATCTTTATCTTCCTGATGTCTATATAACTCTCAAC
This genomic window contains:
- a CDS encoding ABC transporter ATP-binding protein → MKVIELIDVYKIYKIGGEEVYALNGVSMEVKRGEFIAIMGPSGSGKSTLLNMIGCLDKPTKGKVIINGVETSGLDDDTLTRLRRDTVGFVFQQYNLIPTLTAIENVELPMIFKGISKREREKKAFELLNLVGLEKEAKRKPNEMSGGQQQRVAIARALANNPEILLCDEPTGNLDTKSGEKIMQILSELNERGVTLIIVTHDPSIAEYANKTVRILDGSIVG
- a CDS encoding ABC transporter permease, with protein sequence MYFELAKRNLMRTRVRSVLAIIGIVIGVMAIASIGIFGEGLKLSVLKNFQDVANEVIITPSYTHGYTKIDRDSVKKIEKLTFLESVTPIKMKSGVVQYKNKKTYTTIYGMGRKDIEEMFKAEKGSIKLSGSCVVGNYLAEKLNLRVGVKLSIEGEVFRVSGILEEEGARFDINPNNAIFISEKDFENLFNEKDYSMVIVRVEKIENIEELKDAVDKLINSRETKVRVFEMKTIIERITEAFNQINLFLLAIAGISLLVAGVSILNIMLISTIERTREIGVMRAVGASRQTIMRVFLYEALILGAIGSVIGGILSIFAGFLIEAGMLHTVEYLFVPSTFFAIAKGIFFGMITAVISGFYPAWKASNLEPIEALRYE
- a CDS encoding COG1361 family protein, whose protein sequence is MRFIRSIALGILILSLMLISKTGAIEVTKVEINPEILLPGDVADCKITLYATTDEKISLISFDSDLEINPKLVLGIGEISRGSSYELPITIKAKKAGTYKVEMTIVGNTTKKQIFNVVVLDKYPSIILKKTKIMLNEVNEIGITVESYIDIRKIKIQPLFEAEPSALYSESSTIDGSFKFLAKEAKPLKFRISFYNGRNYHEIVQTVNVDYKESKGVFVYPEANYSVLAIGDVTPITLKLTNLREDTIYRIVATATSDSYREVKELAILEPKQTAILTYRFSPSKAGENEITFSITFDDDLGNSYSISKRITVRALDEKAVGISNLEVERELDGGLKVTGDITNGGRSDVSDVVIEVVAGNDTKDFFVGKLESGDFYTFEFRINAEKGVVRVLWSNGIGQKFELERPFEAKINAVKVESKEGFPYAVIAAVVVIAFIAIAVINAWKKRNR